A single window of Nicotiana sylvestris chromosome 3, ASM39365v2, whole genome shotgun sequence DNA harbors:
- the LOC138888271 gene encoding uncharacterized mitochondrial protein AtMg00810-like, with protein METIRLLISLTAQMKWKIHQLDVKSAFLNDYLEEEVYVEQPLGFMVKNHEDKVLWLKKALYGLKQVPRAWNSCIDKYFQDNGFTRCLHEYALYLKIHTNGDILLVCLCVDDLIFTGNNPSLFEAFKKDISREFEMTDIGPMSYYLGLEVKQMEDEIFISQESYTKEILKKFNMLDCNPVNTPMENGTKLSKFDEGEKVDPTFFKSLVGSLRYFTCTRPDIVFAVGVVSRFMEAPTSTHLKVIRRILRYLKGTINYGLFYSSSNDFNLVGFCDSDYAGDIDDRKSTTGFVFFLGESVISWSSKKQSIVTLSTCEAEYIAATSCTCHAIWLRRLLKKLNLSQIEATEICIDNKYAQALAKNLVYHDRSKHIDTRYHFIRECIAKKEVRLKYVKSHDQVANIFTKPLKFEDFQRLRSRLRIKKKNQN; from the coding sequence ATGGAGACTATTCGTTTGCTGATCTCTTTGACGGCACAAATGAAGTGGAAGATTCATCAACtagatgtcaagtcagccttcttgaatgactatcttgaagaagaagtctatgttgaACAACCATTGGGTTTCATGGTCAAAAACCATGAAGATAAAGTGTTGTGGTTGAAGAAAGCTTTATATGGATTAAAGCAAGTCCCACGAGCATGGAATAGTTGCATCGACAAGTATTTTCAAGACAATGGGTTTACTCGTTGTCTCCATGAATATGCTCTTTACCTTAAAATTCATACTAATGGAGATATCTTACTTGTTTGTCTTTGTGTTGATGATCTTATTTTCACGGGTAATAACCCAAGTTTGTTTGAAGCTTTCAAAAAAGATATATCCCGTGAGTTCGAGATGACAGACATAGGGCCCATGTCATATTACCTGGGCCTAGAAGTGAAGCAGATGGAGGATGAaatttttatctctcaagaaagctatacaaaggagatattgaagaagttcaacatgCTCGATTGCAACCCTGTGAACACACCGATGGAAAATGGGACAAAATTGTCCAAGTTTGATGAAGGAGAAAAAGTGGATCCCACATTCTTCAAAAGTCTTGTAGGAAGTTTGAGGTACTTTACTTGTACTAGGCCAGATATAGTTTTTGCAGTTGGAGTAGTAAGTCGCTTCATGGAGGCTCCTACCTCTACTCACCTGAAGGTCATTAGAAGAATTCTTCGTTACCTAAAAGGTACGATCAATTATGggttattttattcttcttctaatgATTTCAACCTTGTGGGATTTTGTGATAGCGATTATGCGGGAGATATTGATGATAGAAAAAGTACAActggttttgtatttttcttgggtGAATCTGTTATTTCTTGGAGTTCAAAAAAACAGTCCATAGTTACTCTCTCGACTTGTGAAGCCGAATATATAGCAGCAACATCATGTACCTGTCATGCTATTTGGCTAAGAAGATTATTGAAGAAGCTCAATTTATCACAAATTGAGGCTACAGAGATTTGTATTGATAACAAATATGCACAAGCACTCGCCAAGAATCTGGTGTATCATGATCGAAGCAAGCATATAGATACAAGGTATCATTTCATCAGAGAGTGCATTGCCAAGAAGGAAGTCAGGCTCAAATATGTGAAGTCTCATGATCAAGTTGCAAATATCTTCACAAAGCCTCTCAAATTTGAAGATTTTCAAAGATTGAGATCAAGACttagaataaagaagaaaaatcaaaattaa
- the LOC104232761 gene encoding protein virilizer homolog: protein MGRPEPCVLFAQTFVQPQLDEYVDEVLFPEPVVVTACEFLEQNAASACSSLKLVGATSPPSFALEVFVQCEGETRFRRLCQPFLYSHSSSNVLEVEAIVTNHLVVEAAIEALAWLCMETPPKILANST from the exons ATGGGTCGACCGGAGCCCTGTGTACTCTTTGCCCAAACTTTCGTCCAGCCTCAACTCGATGAGTATGTTGACGAG GTGCTATTCCCAGAGCCGGTCGTAGTCACTGCTTGCGAGTTTCTTGAACAGAATGCCGCTTCTGCTTGTTCTTCACTCAAGCTTGTGGG GGCCACTTCCCCACCTTCATTTGCTTTGGAGGTTTTTGTCCAATGCGAGGGAGAGACAAGGTTTAGGCGTCTATGTCAACCTTTCCTGTATTCTCATTCTTCGTCAAATGTGCTTGAAGTTGAG GCAATTGTAACCAATCATTTGGTTGTCGAGGCAGCTATCGAAGCCTTAGCCTGGTTGTGTATGGAAACACCACCGAAGATCTTGGCCAATTCAACATAG